A single window of Vibrio campbellii CAIM 519 = NBRC 15631 = ATCC 25920 DNA harbors:
- a CDS encoding lipopolysaccharide biosynthesis protein → MLQSINQKIQNLPSEKKQFFSLGAATGIVKALAAFFAFLLTLVVSRYSDAATAGQFFYLFNLASLIAVIAQLGFNISLVKFNAIAFKNQDRTEQSNNYRIALVRSLLFSIAACALIYLAFISFPQQLNTTQVTTFSLAVSLAAIPLLVIGQTNSRVLQASRKVIASLVALQLGVSFLMVVLIVAAKQTLPITTDTLMALLLIAAALIALLSTHQWVRSGQYQHGKTAVNRELSYSAKQVWIGSIFTNLVQWGSLVIAGFFISTSELGLLAAAQRTSLLIGFVLITINFVVAPMFASLYKEGKMDRLRNLSRLACRANIAAAIIPVIICVLFPEFVMQLFGKEFIAAAPLLITLSLGQLINVATGSVGFLLLMSGHEKTMKYITIVSGVISIALLIVLSQSHGVLGAAWAIAVGLAIQNLAALYFVKRYLGFFPVG, encoded by the coding sequence ATGCTTCAATCCATCAACCAAAAAATCCAAAACCTACCAAGTGAAAAGAAGCAATTCTTCTCACTTGGCGCTGCTACAGGGATCGTTAAAGCACTTGCTGCATTCTTCGCTTTTTTGTTGACGCTTGTGGTCTCAAGGTATTCTGATGCAGCGACAGCTGGACAATTCTTTTATCTGTTCAACCTTGCCTCCCTTATCGCGGTTATTGCACAGCTTGGTTTCAATATCTCACTGGTGAAGTTCAATGCCATTGCATTTAAAAACCAAGACAGAACGGAGCAAAGTAACAACTATCGCATCGCCTTAGTTCGTAGCCTCTTGTTTAGCATTGCAGCCTGTGCTCTAATTTATCTCGCATTTATCTCTTTTCCACAACAACTCAATACCACTCAAGTGACCACCTTCTCGCTTGCCGTTTCTCTTGCGGCTATTCCTCTCCTTGTTATCGGTCAAACCAACAGTCGAGTACTACAAGCCAGCAGGAAAGTCATTGCTTCTCTTGTCGCTCTGCAACTCGGTGTTAGCTTTCTGATGGTGGTCTTGATTGTTGCAGCCAAGCAAACATTGCCGATAACGACCGATACTTTGATGGCACTTCTATTAATAGCAGCAGCGCTTATTGCGTTATTGTCGACGCATCAGTGGGTTCGTTCAGGTCAATACCAGCATGGGAAAACTGCGGTAAACCGTGAACTTAGCTATTCAGCGAAACAAGTCTGGATTGGAAGTATCTTCACCAATTTAGTCCAATGGGGAAGCTTAGTGATCGCAGGCTTTTTTATTTCTACCTCTGAGCTTGGGCTTCTTGCTGCTGCACAGCGTACCTCTTTGCTGATCGGTTTTGTCCTCATCACAATTAACTTTGTCGTTGCCCCAATGTTTGCCTCTCTCTATAAAGAAGGAAAAATGGATCGCCTGCGAAACCTCAGCCGCCTTGCCTGCAGAGCCAACATCGCTGCTGCGATTATCCCCGTGATTATTTGCGTACTGTTCCCAGAATTTGTTATGCAGTTATTTGGCAAAGAGTTTATTGCTGCCGCACCACTGCTTATTACTTTGTCATTAGGGCAACTGATTAATGTTGCCACTGGTTCGGTTGGCTTTCTATTGCTGATGAGTGGTCATGAGAAAACAATGAAATACATCACTATTGTCTCCGGTGTCATTTCTATTGCGCTGCTGATAGTGCTCTCTCAGTCACACGGTGTGCTTGGTGCGGCTTGGGCGATCGCAGTTGGCCTAGCTATTCAAAACCTTGCAGCATTGTATTTTGTGAAACGTTACTTAGGCTTCTTTCCCGTGGGGTGA
- a CDS encoding glycosyltransferase produces the protein MKKKILHIINDLSKNGGAQKFLVDLVMEHSPEYEIKVLVLCDDNDYLAQLTSHGIECFNWQALTIKEKWSLLRWPDLVHGHLYPSIYLALLAIGKKRIQTEHCSYNRRRDYPLFKFMEYLLYRGHDLTVSISEKVQEELVKFMPRFEHKYRVVHNGVDLARFPLVAKSGSLLRGKSAINIGMVGRLHEHKDHETLIHSIALLPTNYHLHLAGDGAKRGELESLTQSLNIADRVHFHGVVSDIPAFLSGMDVYVQSSHVEGFGLAAVEAMAAGLPVLSSDVPGLDEVMGSHEYLFTVGESEQLADKISRLCNAVDLYDSASEYAVNRAKLYTIDKFRDGYYGLYQQLCTSK, from the coding sequence ATGAAGAAGAAAATACTGCATATTATCAATGACCTATCAAAGAACGGTGGCGCACAGAAGTTTCTCGTCGACTTGGTGATGGAACACTCACCGGAGTATGAAATCAAAGTCCTCGTACTTTGCGATGACAACGATTATTTGGCACAGCTCACCTCTCATGGCATCGAGTGCTTTAATTGGCAGGCCCTGACGATTAAAGAGAAATGGTCTTTACTACGCTGGCCAGATCTCGTGCATGGGCACTTGTACCCATCTATCTATCTGGCATTGCTTGCCATTGGTAAAAAGCGCATTCAAACCGAGCACTGTTCATACAACCGCCGTCGTGACTACCCGTTATTTAAATTTATGGAATACCTACTTTATCGTGGGCACGATCTGACGGTTAGCATCAGTGAAAAAGTCCAAGAAGAACTGGTAAAATTCATGCCTCGTTTTGAGCATAAATATCGTGTTGTCCATAATGGCGTCGACCTCGCTCGCTTCCCTCTTGTGGCTAAGTCTGGAAGCCTCTTAAGGGGGAAATCAGCCATCAATATCGGAATGGTCGGGCGACTTCATGAACATAAAGATCATGAGACGCTAATCCACTCGATTGCCCTTCTTCCTACCAATTATCATCTCCACTTAGCTGGAGACGGAGCGAAACGCGGTGAACTCGAATCTCTCACTCAGAGCCTCAATATTGCCGATCGTGTTCATTTCCACGGTGTGGTATCCGATATCCCCGCTTTTTTGTCTGGCATGGACGTGTATGTTCAATCATCCCATGTTGAAGGTTTTGGCCTTGCGGCTGTAGAAGCGATGGCGGCAGGCTTACCTGTGCTGTCCTCAGATGTGCCGGGGTTAGATGAAGTGATGGGCAGCCATGAATATTTGTTCACGGTCGGTGAATCAGAGCAACTAGCAGACAAAATATCTCGACTATGCAATGCCGTTGACCTCTACGATAGCGCCAGTGAATACGCAGTGAATCGTGCCAAGTTATACACCATCGATAAATTCCGAGACGGGTACTATGGACTCTACCAACAGCTCTGCACCAGCAAGTAA
- a CDS encoding glycosyltransferase, with the protein MKKVLHITEAFGGGVQTALYSYVHSSRSEPYEHSLLARARPNDMTNESSNHVFSHAKWAEGNLLQFMKDANAFIAELKPDIVHLHSSKAGFLGRFLKLGGARLVYTPHCYAFEREDISGFAKQVYKTLEKVAISRIDVVAGCSQRECDLAISIGAKRADLLNNYVTYDSEERPQSSQQTTLKLVVLGRVTPQKDPQFLLDTLNHIDPSQLARKFNITWIGGGEAELENKLRTQGITVTGMIPRDDVVNLLKDADLYLHTAAWEGMPLTILEAAKLHLPMVIRSIGATKDLNYPFLAATPEEMAKQISHCINHYHDIDFHRYTIGLNDAFSEEKQRLALNSIYS; encoded by the coding sequence ATGAAAAAAGTACTACATATTACTGAAGCCTTCGGTGGAGGCGTTCAAACAGCACTTTACAGCTATGTCCATTCATCACGTTCAGAGCCTTATGAACATTCACTGCTCGCACGCGCGCGACCGAACGACATGACCAATGAATCGAGCAACCATGTTTTTAGCCATGCAAAATGGGCTGAGGGCAATCTGCTGCAATTTATGAAAGACGCCAACGCATTTATCGCTGAGCTCAAACCAGATATTGTTCATTTACACTCAAGTAAAGCGGGCTTTTTAGGTCGCTTTTTAAAGCTCGGTGGAGCACGTTTAGTTTATACGCCTCATTGTTACGCTTTTGAGCGGGAAGACATTTCCGGTTTTGCTAAACAGGTTTACAAAACATTAGAAAAAGTGGCAATCAGCAGGATTGATGTGGTGGCAGGTTGCAGCCAACGCGAGTGTGATTTAGCCATCAGCATCGGCGCTAAACGTGCTGATTTACTAAACAATTACGTGACATATGACAGTGAAGAGCGTCCACAAAGCTCACAACAAACCACGCTAAAACTTGTGGTACTTGGCCGCGTGACGCCACAAAAGGATCCTCAGTTTTTACTGGATACATTGAATCATATTGACCCTTCACAGCTGGCGCGGAAATTTAACATTACTTGGATTGGCGGTGGTGAGGCAGAGCTTGAAAATAAGCTTCGCACACAGGGGATTACGGTAACCGGAATGATTCCTCGCGATGACGTCGTGAATCTACTCAAAGACGCGGATTTGTATCTTCACACAGCCGCCTGGGAAGGCATGCCTCTCACTATTTTGGAAGCCGCAAAGTTACACTTACCTATGGTTATTCGCTCTATCGGTGCCACGAAGGATCTTAACTATCCTTTCTTAGCGGCAACTCCAGAAGAAATGGCCAAACAGATAAGCCATTGTATCAATCACTACCACGACATCGACTTCCATCGATACACAATTGGGCTCAATGATGCATTTAGTGAAGAAAAACAACGTCTAGCACTCAACAGCATTTATAGCTAG
- a CDS encoding O-antigen ligase family protein encodes MDSTNSSAPASNLVPLFAAITLALFFVPIKIGLGGIALAPSDIASLLSLGFVALIILEGKTHKLFHPCIGFLLLFTSYVFINGMLNRVQLVPLVTETVQWVAILGLLGLLYAYGAFDDERVMVYLTYCLLVICSLVAAWHFAQGYQSGFKLLGVSKYAFGVLCSLLYLYRDRIRAFPVLMLFAFVLLLLSQERKALLGFCLLVFIDTLFLRRLIQQTLSETYTWTVLLVGGLIVLATISATLYFGFDQFADKLEITQEDILFANQSEARWVSNLHRKLLLANGLDILLEHPVLGVGAKMLPNYMINYFNYDELAIYTHNFILDTSIEYGLLGIALLFGGYFLFIKFCFNTLIDNKKSLLLSIYALIMVFFVAVNTTIILILLLPVMISKKRHHSRQTEHQKQADHNHQSELPIPPITDN; translated from the coding sequence ATGGACTCTACCAACAGCTCTGCACCAGCAAGTAACCTTGTACCGCTGTTTGCAGCGATTACTCTCGCGCTATTTTTTGTTCCAATAAAGATAGGACTTGGTGGTATTGCTCTCGCACCGTCAGATATCGCAAGCTTACTGTCACTAGGATTTGTCGCCTTGATTATTCTTGAAGGAAAAACCCACAAGCTGTTCCACCCTTGTATTGGTTTCTTGCTGCTGTTTACTAGCTATGTGTTCATCAATGGCATGCTGAATCGTGTTCAGCTCGTACCGTTAGTGACTGAAACCGTCCAGTGGGTAGCAATACTCGGTTTACTCGGCCTGCTGTATGCCTATGGAGCCTTCGACGATGAACGCGTGATGGTTTATCTTACTTATTGTTTGCTGGTGATATGTAGTCTTGTCGCCGCCTGGCACTTTGCGCAAGGGTATCAAAGTGGATTCAAGCTACTCGGCGTGAGCAAATACGCGTTTGGTGTGCTCTGTTCCCTACTCTACCTCTACCGTGATCGCATTCGTGCATTTCCTGTCTTGATGCTATTTGCGTTCGTACTTCTTCTTTTATCCCAAGAAAGAAAGGCATTGCTTGGCTTTTGTTTGTTGGTCTTTATCGATACTTTGTTTCTCAGGCGCCTTATACAACAAACACTCAGCGAAACTTACACATGGACAGTGCTGCTTGTTGGTGGGTTGATCGTATTAGCAACCATCTCTGCGACTCTTTATTTTGGATTTGATCAGTTCGCAGACAAGCTTGAAATCACCCAAGAAGACATCCTGTTTGCTAATCAAAGTGAAGCGCGTTGGGTCTCCAATTTACACCGTAAATTGCTGTTAGCAAATGGTCTCGATATCTTGCTTGAGCATCCAGTTTTGGGTGTTGGCGCTAAGATGTTACCCAACTATATGATCAACTATTTCAATTATGATGAGTTAGCCATCTATACCCATAACTTCATACTCGATACCTCGATCGAATATGGATTACTTGGTATTGCTTTGTTGTTTGGCGGCTACTTTCTATTTATAAAATTTTGCTTCAATACATTGATAGACAATAAAAAAAGCCTCTTACTCTCCATTTATGCACTAATCATGGTGTTTTTCGTCGCGGTGAATACCACCATCATTTTAATACTTTTACTACCCGTCATGATCAGTAAAAAACGGCATCATAGTCGTCAGACAGAACATCAAAAACAAGCTGATCATAACCATCAATCTGAGTTACCGATTCCGCCAATAACTGACAATTAA
- a CDS encoding putative capsular polysaccharide synthesis family protein, with the protein MKYSISRQFEKNRELQADNFVLVYQMGKVGSSSIEHTLGERKIPSYHIHTFDDHEEFHMYHNKKDVSKFFDFKSRNMYRLVLNKRKRILQKREHIKIVTLVRDPIATVFSRFFQDLHLQFIEGKKNDAIHRDMDVTYKHLEHCFDNYINLNYFANWFDNELKRNFGIDVLRQEVDNTQPFYTFNNERASVILIKCEQLSSLDQEIGEFLQLDDFVLKNSNEAKNKWYSNIHQYFKEHYDFSKLFYMYDLPLYRHVYSEQEREAFKDKWKQTAGTNS; encoded by the coding sequence ATGAAATATTCAATCTCTCGACAATTTGAAAAAAACCGAGAACTTCAAGCAGACAATTTTGTTTTGGTGTATCAAATGGGCAAAGTGGGCTCGTCATCTATTGAGCACACTCTTGGCGAAAGAAAGATCCCGAGCTACCACATCCATACCTTTGATGATCATGAAGAGTTCCACATGTATCACAACAAAAAGGACGTGAGCAAATTTTTTGATTTTAAGAGCCGCAACATGTATCGCCTAGTGCTCAATAAGCGTAAGCGCATTCTTCAAAAGCGTGAACATATTAAGATCGTCACACTAGTCCGAGACCCTATCGCGACCGTGTTTTCTCGTTTCTTCCAAGACTTACACCTTCAATTTATTGAAGGGAAGAAAAATGATGCTATTCATCGTGATATGGATGTGACCTACAAACATCTAGAGCACTGCTTCGATAACTATATAAACCTGAATTACTTCGCTAACTGGTTCGATAATGAACTTAAGCGTAACTTTGGCATCGATGTTCTTAGGCAAGAAGTTGATAATACTCAGCCTTTCTATACGTTCAATAACGAACGAGCCAGCGTTATCCTAATTAAATGCGAACAACTTAGTTCACTCGATCAAGAGATTGGTGAGTTTCTTCAGCTTGATGACTTCGTTCTTAAAAACAGTAATGAAGCAAAGAACAAGTGGTATTCCAACATCCATCAGTACTTTAAAGAACACTACGACTTCTCGAAGCTTTTCTACATGTACGACCTGCCCCTCTATCGCCATGTTTACTCAGAACAGGAACGCGAGGCATTTAAAGACAAGTGGAAACAAACAGCAGGGACGAACTCGTGA